Within Chelatococcus sp. HY11, the genomic segment AAGCTGTTCATCGTGTTCTCGGAAAAGCGTAGCCGGCTTGCTCACAACGCAATGCCGGCTATCATCGTCCGCTTGTGCCAAAGATCAGCGTTTGCGCATTGATTTTGGACTTTATCGCCTCTTGCCCGAGCCGTTTCCTGTTTTTTAGGATGTGGACGCCTTCAGGTGAGGTCGATTGGAGTATCGGCATCAGGTGTCAGTGCCGCCTGGACCACATGCCAATAGAACAAGATGCGCTGAGGAAAGCACGGTCCCTCCATGGCCATTTCTTTCGCACTGATTAACTTGGCCGGCTACGTCGCGTTGCTGCTCTGGGGCACCCACATGGTCCAGACCGGAGTGCAGCGCGCTTTTGGGCCCCATCTGCGGACATTCCTCGGCTCGGCACTGCGGAATCGACTGTCCGCCTTTCTCGCCGGTCTCGGCGTCACGGCCGTCCTGCAGAGCAGTACGGCGACTGGCCTTATGGTGACCGGCTTTGCGGCGGACGGCCTGGTTCGCCTGATGCCGGCGCTTGCGGTCATGCTCGGGGCCAATGTCGGCACCACGCTGATCGTGCAGGTGCTGTCCTTCGACGTCGCCGCCTTCGCGCCCGGCCTGATCCTGTTCGGCGTCGTGATGTTCCGCCGCGATTCCAGCACGCGGCTGCATGATCTCGGGCGCGTCTTCATCGGGCTTGGGCTCATCCTGATCGCGCTGCATCAGATGCTGACGCTGATGGCGCCCTTTGAGAATGCGCCTGGCCTCAAGGTCTTGCTCGGAGCGGTTTCGACCCTGCCGATCATCGATGTGCTGCTGGGTATCATCGTCACCTGGGCGTTTCATTCCAGCGTGGCGGTCGTGCTGCTGATCATGTCGCTTGCGACCAACGGCGTCATTCCGCCGGAAGCCGCCATCGCCTTCGTCATCGGCGCCAATATCGGAACCGCGGTCAATCCCGTGCTCGAGGGAACGACGAGTGACGACCCGGCTGCCAAGCGGCTGCCCATTGGCAATCTGCTGAACCGGATCGTCGGTGGCGTTATCGCGCTCGCGCTGATCGATCCGATCTCAGGCTTGATGGTTCGCCTCGACGGGGATGCGGGGCGCATGGTGGCTGATTTCCACACCTTCTTTAATCTTGTCATCGCGGCTGTGTTCTTTCCGTTTCTCGGACCCTACAGTCGTTTCCTCGAGAAGATCTTGCCCGAGCGCGCCAAGGCGAACGATCCGGCGCAGCCGATCTATCTCGACAACGCCGCCAAGGAGACGCCGATCGTCGCGTTGGGCAGCGCCTCCCGCGAGGCCTTGCGACTGGCCGACATGCTGGAGAACATGTTACGGGGCGCGCGCGATGCCCTAGCCAAGGATGACCGCAAGATCATCAGCGAGACCAAGCGCCTCGATGATATTCTCGATAGCCTCAATACCGCGATCAAGACTTACCTCACCTCGATCGATCCCGAGGAATTAAGCGACGCCGATCATCGGCGCCTGAACGAGGTTCTCGCGTTTACAATGAATCTCGAACAGGCCGGCGATGTCATCGATCGCAACCTGCTGCCCCATGCCTCAAAGCGCCTCAAGCGAGGGCTCACCTTTTCCAAGGAGGGGCAGGAAGAACTGCTGGCTTTGATGGATCGGCTCATCGCCAACCTTCGAACGGCTGCGTCGCTTTTCATGACAGAGGACGCGCGGGCGGCGCGGCTTCTCGCGGAGGAGAAGGTAGCCTTTCGTGACGCCGAGAACGCTGCTACGGGCGCGCATTTTGCGCGTCTCCGCACCGGGCGCCTGGATACCACTGAGACCAGCTCACTGCATCTTGATCTTCTGCGCGACATCAAGCTCATCAATTCGCATATAGTCGCGGCCGCCGCCTACCCTGTACTTGAGCGTACAGGGGATCTGTTACCAAGCCGCATTGCGGCCACCGGCGAATAGTCCCGACGGATTTTGGTGGCAGAGATTTTGACAATGAGGATCTGTAATCGATGTTAAAGCCATCGGCGACCTTGTTCATTTTCTGTCTGATGGTCACTCCCTCTTACGCCGTCGATCCGCGACTGGAAGCCAGTCTCCGGAAGCTCGATCCGGCGGAGCGTTTCACGCAGCTTTGCGATGTTGAGGCGATGGCGCGCATCCGTCACGATGCAACTGCCTATCGTCCGGACCGTGCCCTCGCCGATGCCATCAGCCCCACCGAGCGCGACGGTGATCGGCTCACTGGCGCTGGCGGGGCTTTTCGCAGCGCCGGCCATTGGTATCGCTACAGCTTCAGCTGCGAGGCCAGCCCGGATCGCATGACGATTACGGCGTTTGACTATAAGATCGGGCCCATGATCCCCGAAGCGCAATGGGCGAAATTCGGGCTCTGGCAGTAGCGAAGACCTTATCCGGTGCCGTCGCGGCCACGGCCGCCGCTCCTTGAAGTCGTGTCTCGCCCATGCTTTGAGCGCAGATCAGCGTTCTATCATGGGAATTTGTGCCAGAATTGATGATATGTCATCTATTGGTAGGGCATCTAGTTCCGAGACCGTCATGTCTGTTCTTCCCTTCCAGGAGCGCAGCCGCCTTGGGCCGCTGCTCGCCCATGCCGCGCGCCAATGGCGCCGTGCTGTTGATCGCCACCTGCAACCCTTCGATTTGACGGAAGCGACCTGGCTTCCGCTGCTGCGCATTGCCCGCGCGCCGCATCCCATGTACCAGAAGGATCTGGCCGCATCCTTGTCGCTGGATCGTTCATCCGTCGTCCGATTGCTCGATTCGTTGCAGCGTGCCGGGTTGGTCGAGCGTCGTGAGGGGAGGGACCGTCGCACGAAGGCCATCGTGCTGACGGCGCTTGGCCATGCCACGGTGCAGCGCGTGGAGGTATTTGCGCGGGAAGTGCGCGAGATGGCGCTGGCGGATGTCGCCCCCGACGATCTCGCCACCACAATGCGTGTTCTGGATCATATCGCGACGGTTCTTTCCCCATCCGGTGAGGAGATCATCGCGTGAACGCCCCGATGAAGGAGCCTACGGCCGGCGGCCTGGTTGAAGAGCCACGTCCGAGGGTACCATTGTGGCTTCTCGCCTCGCTCACTTTCAGCGCGACGCTCGCCATGCACATCTTCGTGCCGGCTTTGCCGCAGGTGGCGCAGGATCTGAGCGCCAGCGTCGGTGCGATGCAGCTGACGATCAGCCTCTACATCCTCGGGCTTGCTGTCGGGCAGTTGATCTATGGTCCGATCGCGGACCGTTTCGGCAGACGGCCGACACTCATTGCGGGGCTATCCCTCTATATCATGGCCGGCATCGCCGCCGCGATGGCGCCGAGCGCGCATGCGCTGATCGCGGCGCGCCTGTTCCAGGCCATGGGTGGCTGTGTTGGGATGGTGCTCAGCCGCGCCATCATCCGCGATACCTCCAGCCCGCAGGATTCTGTCCGAAGCCTTGCACTCGTGAATCTGTTCATCACGGCCGGGCCTGCGGTCGCGCCGCTGATAGGCAGCGCGGTGATGTCCACGGCTGGCTGGCGCTTCATCTTTGTGCTGCTTGCCTTGTTCGGTGTGATGAACATCATGTTCACGGTGTGGCTTCTGCCGGAGACGCGGCGGGCGGGCGGCGACAATTCCGTTACGACGCTGGCGCGCAACTATCGCAGCCTTCTCACATCGCCTGCTTTCCTCGGCTACGCCATCGGCGGCGGCTGCGCCACGACGTCTATGTATGCGTTCATCGGTGCGGCCCCCTTCATCTTCATCAACGAGCTGGGGCGTTCCGCCTATGAGGTGGGGATTTATCTTGCGATCCTGGTCACCGGCATCTGGATCGGCAGCATCGTCGTCAGCCGTCTGATCATGCGCGTGCCGATCCGATCGCTCTTGATCGGTGGCAATCTCGTGAGCCTCGTGGCGGCGCTCGTGTTCCTTGGGGTCGTCGCAAGCGGACATCTCACCGTGTCCTGGGTCGTCGGCCTTATGTTCCTCTTCCTGTTCGGGGCCGGCTTTGCCGCGCCAACGGCTCTCACTCAGGCCGTCAGCGTCAACCCGAAGGTGGTGGGTTCGGCATCGGGACTCTACGGCTTCGCGCAGATGTCGGTGGGCGCGCTTTGCGCGGGGCTGGCCGGCGTCGGCTCGCATCCCGCGCTGGCGGCCGCCCTGGTACTGGGCGGCGCCACCATCGTCGCGCAGATCGCCTTCATGATCGCCCAGCGCAACGCGCCGAAGCTCCGCTAATGCAGGTCGGATGGTCGCGGGCTCGCCCCGCTCAGGAATAGACGAACCAAGTCGGAGACTTGGATGGTATCGGATGATGCCACCCAAGCTGGATCCGCCTTAGTTTTGTGAGGCCTGCTCGGCGAGCCACTGCCTGCCGAGGTTGACATCGGCCTGGGATAGGCCGTGTCCGGTGGGCAGCACGTGGTGTGTCACAGCCGCACCGGCCTCGGCAAGGGCGGCGGTGAGCCGGTTGGCATTCTCTTCGGGCACAATGGGATCCATCGCTCCAGAGAGGATGAGCACGGGATGCCCGGCCAGGCCCTGTGTGGGCGCCTCCGGCAGAGGGACCATGGCGCGCAGCAACACCGCGCCGGCCAGCGCATCCGGCTGGCGATAGAGGAGGGCGGCCGCGATATTCGCGCCATTGGAGAAGCCGACCGCAATCGGTGCCGCAAGCTCATAGGCCGCCCGCGCCTCGCGAACGAAGCCCGCGAGTTCGTCGGCGCGGCGGCGGACATCGTCCTCGTCGAAGACCCCTTCGGCGAGACGCCGGAAAAAGCGCGGCGCTCCACCCTCTGATACCTTGCCACGCGGTGACAGGAGCGCGGCGCCGGGCGCCAGCAGACGGCCGAGCGACAGGAGGTCGTTCTCGTCACCCCCGGTTCCATGCAGCAACAGGAGTGGAGCGAGGCCGGCCTGCGTGGCGGGTTCGAAGCGGTGGATAAACGACAAAGCGGCGCTCATGACGGCCTCCTTGCAAATCAGGTTAAGCGCTGTCCCGCGCCGCGAGGGCGCAGGACAGGTGTCTTGTCTTCGCTCGCCCGGGATTAGCCGAGCTCGGGAAGCACAGCCTCGATCTCCGCGCGGCGGCGCTCCAGGAACGACGGAAGCTTCAGCGCCTGGCCGAGCGAGGCCAGCGGCTCGTCGGCTGCGAAGCCGGGATCATCGGTCGCGATCTCGAAGAGCACATGGCCGGGTTCGCGGAAATAGACGGACCGGAAGTAATTGCGGTCCTTCTGCTCCGTGGTCTGGATGCCGTGGTTCTCCCGCAGCTTCCTGACCATCGCCTCCTGCGCGGCATCGTCAGCCGCGCGGAAGGCGACATGGTGAACCGACCCACCCCCCATGCGCGCCGGCAGGAACTCGCCGGCGGCGCGCAGGTCGACGATACCGCCGATCGCGGTATCGCCCGCCTTGTAGCGGATGAGCGTGCCCTCACGGCCGACTTCGCTGAAGCCGAGAACGTCCGTCAGGATCGCGCCTGTTGGTGCTGCGTCCTTGATCAGCAGGCTGACACTGTGAAAGCCGCGGATCGCGTTCTCCGCGGGAACGTCGCTGCCGCCCCATGCGGGTTCGGCTTCGATGCCCGCAACGCCGACGAGGGAAAGCCGCATGCCGTCCGGATCCTTGAACGCCAGCACCGTTTCACCGAAGCGTTTCTCCGGAGCCTGGTGCACCACGCCCTTCTCGACGAAGCGGTGCGTCCAGTACCCGATGGAACCCTCCGGCACGCGGAACACCGTCTCCTGCGTCTCGCCGACGCCGAGGCGGCCGGGCGCCACATGCTCCCACGGAAAGAAGGTGAGGATGGTGCCGGGTGATCCGGCCTCGTCCCCGAAATAGAAGTGGTAGGTGCCGGGATCATCGAAGTTCACCGTGCGCTTCACGAAACGCAGGCCGAGGACTTCCGTGTAGAAATGAAAATTGCGACGCGCGGGACCGGCGATAGCGGTGACGTGGTGAATGCCATTCTGGACCATCGATCGTACCCTCCTTCGGGGGAGCTTCGACGGACACGCATCCGGAAGCTCGGTGCCGGGCGGTCATGGCCGCCTTCGATGTGTCTAGAGATAGCGCCAATCGCTCGAAGCGCCAGGGTGTTTCCATTGCGTTGATGCAATGTCTGTTCTGCTTTTCTCGATATGAGTTTGCCGTTAAGCTCAGGGGCCCTTGGCCAACCCGGCCGATGGTTGTGGCATGGGGAGCCGCGTCATGGTTGAGCCTTTCAAGCATCTGGCCTGGGACGACTTCCGTCTGGTCAAGGCGATCGCGGACGCGCGCGGGTTACCCGCCGCCGCGGCGCAGATGGGCGTGAACCATTCGACCGTTTTCAGACGTCTCGGCCAGATCGAGGAGGCGCTCGGCGTCAAGCTGTTCGAGCGCCACCGGGCGGGCTACGCGCTGACGCCGGCGGGAGAGGAGATCGTCGCCGTCGCGGAACGGGTCGATGCCGACATCACGGCGGTGACCCGCAAGCTTGTCGGGCGGGAACTGGCGCCGGCCGGTGAACTGCGCGTCACCACCAACGACTCACTCCTGGTGCATCTTCTGACATCCCTGTTCGCCCAGTTTCGTGAGGCCTACCCGACGATCCAGCTTGACGTCGTGCTGACCAACCAGGCGCTCAACCTGTCCAAGCGGGATGCCGATGTCGCCATCCGCGCGACTGACAAGCCACCCGAGAATCTCGTCGGACGCCGCATCGCCAATGTCGCCTGGGCGCTCTATGGCCGGGCGAGCGACTTTCCCGACCCGGAGACCCAGCGCAACGCCGATCTTGCGACGCTGTGCAACAGGACCTGGGTCTCACTCGGTGACAATCTCGGCTCGCTCAATGTGGTACGCTTCGTGCGGACCCATATCGCGCCCGAGAATGTCGGCTACAAGGTCAATACGGTGCTCGGGCTCGCCGAGGCGATCGAGGCGGGTCTGGGCATCGGTCATCTGCCCTGTTTCATCGCCGATGCGCGCCCGTCGCTGGTTCGGCTGCAGCCCCCGGACAAGCAGTTCGAGGCGCAGCTGTGGCTTCTCACCCACCCGGACCTGCGCCACAACGCCCGCGTGCGCGCGCTGATGGATTTTCTCGCCGCCGAAATGAGCCAGTGCCGCCGCTATATGGAGGGTGACCTGATCTGACTCGGGGAGGCCGCCAGCGGTTCTCCCTCTCCCCGGCGGGGAGAGGGTTGGGGTGAGGGGAGTTGGCGCTGCTCGTCGGACCCCTCACCCTGTCCCTCTCCCACACGGGAGAGGGGACGCTAGCGAATGACCGCGCGGCCGCCTGCCGCTCGCCGTCGCCTCAGGCTTCCGGCGGAAGGAAGTGAATGTTGTGAAGCGCCGCCCGGCGCACGACCTCGGCCGGGTCGGGAACGCCGTGGATGGCGGTGAACAGCTCGAACAGCTTTTGCGTCGGGCTTACCCAGAACAGGCATTTGGCGGGCTGGTCACTCTTGTTGAAGATGCCATGGGCCTTGTCGCGCGGCAGGCGGGCGAGATCACCGGGGCCGGCCTTGTTCTCGACGCCTTCCAGCCAGAAGGTCAATTCGCCTTCAAGCATATAGATATATTCATCCTGGTCGGGATGGATATGCGGCGGCACGAAGGTGCCGGGCGGGAAGGTCGCGTGCCAGGAGAAGCTGTCGTCTGTTCGTGTCTTCGGCACATAAGTCTGGCCAAGGATATTCCAGGTGATGCCATCCAGACCGTCATTGGCCTTGCGAATACCTGCGGTCTCTGCAATCGACATGGGGTTTACCTCTCTTTTTACGCTCTTGGATTGGAGGGGCCGTTTTCAGTCAGCCTCACACATGGAGAAAGCGGTCCTTCACGCTCGGATCAGATTTCAGCGCGCTGCTCGTGCCGGTCCACACAACCGCGCCCTTTTCGATGACCACATGGCGATCCGCGAAAGTGGTCAAGGCATCGACATTCTTGTCCACGACGAGGATCGCCTGATGCTCGTTCTTGAGCTGGCGCAGGCAGTTCCAGATCTCTTCCCGGATCAGCGGCGCGAGTCCCTCAGTCGCCTCGTCGAGCATGAGAAGGCGGGGGTTCGTCATCAACGCGCGGCCGATGGCGAGCATCTGCTGCTCACCACCAGAGAGCTGGTTGCCGAGATTGCCGCGCCGCTCCTTGAGGCGTGGAAAAAGCGCGTAGATATCGGGCAGCGACCAGCGCGGCGCCTTGCTGCGGTCCGGGCCGGGCGAGGCCGTCGCGACCAGGTTTTCCTCCACCGTGAGATTGGGGAAGATCTGCCGGCCTTCCGGCACGAGGCCAATGCCCTGGCGAGCGACCCGATAGGCCGGCTGCCCCGCCAGCGGCTTGTCGTTGAAGCTCACCGAGCCGCCGGTCGCGGGCAACAGGCCGATAATGGTCTTGATCGTCGTCGTCTTGCCCATGCCGTTGCGGCCAAGCAGCGTGACGACCTCGCCGGCGCCGATCTCGAAGGAGATGTCGAAGAGAACCTTGGCAGGCCCGTAGGCCGCCTGGAGATCACGCACACGGAGCATCAGGCGGCCTCCTCGCCGAGATAGGCCGAGCGGACCTCCGCATTGTTGCGCACCTCATCGGCGGATCCCGTGGCGATGACGCGGCCGTAGACGAGCACGGAAATGCGATCGGCCAGCTGGAAGACCGCGTCCATGTCATGCTCGATCAGGAGGATGCCGAGCGTGCCCTTGAGGCTCTTGAGCGTCGCGATGATGCGTGCCGATTCCTCATGGCTCGTGCCGGCGAGCGGTTCATCAAGCAACAGCAGGCGGGGGCGTGTCGCGAGCGCGATGGCGAGTTCGAGCTGCCGTTTCTCACCGTAGGAGAGGAGACCGGCCGGCACGGCCGCGCGCGGCAGCAGGCCGAACTGGTTGAGGATGACCCGCGCGGGGGCGTTCAGTTCCTCCTCCTTGCTCGCGTTGCGGAAGAAACGGAAGCTCGACCCCGAGCGCCCCTGGACCGCGAGCGCGACATTCTCCAGCACCGAGAAGTCCGGCAGGATGGAGGTGATCTGGAAGGAACGGGCGAGGCCTCCCGCGGTGCGTTCCGCCATGGTCCGCTGCGTGATGTCCTCGCCCGCGAAGAGGATGCGCCCCGTATCGGGACGGGCGAGGCCCGAGATCTGGTGGATCAGCGTCGTCTTGCCGGCGCCGTTCGGGCCGATGATGGCGTGAAGCTCATTGGCGCCGACATGCAAGGACACGTCGTCCGTGACCTTCAGCGCTCCATAGTTCTTCGCAAGGTGATCGAGGACGAGAAGAGGTCCGTTCATAGCCTGGTTCACCGCCGCGTCCTCTCGATGAGGGGGGTGATACCGCCCCTGATATAGAGCACGCAGAGGATCAGGAGTGGGCCGAAGATGATGTGCCAATGCTCCGTGAACCCCGCGAGCACCTCTTCCGCCAGAAGGAAGACGATGGCGCCGGCGATCGCCCCATGCAGGGAACCCATGCCGCCGAGCACCACCATGAAGATCAGGTCGCCGGAGCGCTGCCAGCTCATGGTCGCCGGGCTCACGAACTCGCTGGTGTTGGCGAGCAGCACGCCGGCCAGCGCCGCGATCATGCCCGCGATGACATAGAGCACGAGCTGGTAGCGATAGGGCGAGAAGCCGATGGCCTGCATGCGCACCGGGTTCTGCCGGGCGCCCCGCAGCACACGTCCGAAACGGGAGGCGACCAGCATGCGGCAGGCGAGATAGACCACGCCCAGCGTCGCGAAGGCCGTGTAGTAGAGCATGCGGTCGTTGTCGAGCGGGTCAAAGCCGAAGAACAGGCTGCGGCTCGGCAGATTCATGCCATCGTCGCCGCCATAGGCCGCCAACGATGTAGCCAGGAAGAAAAGCATCTGCCCGAAGGCCAGCGTGATCATGATGAAATAGACGCCCCGGGTCCGCAGCGAGATGGCGCCCGTGATGGCCGCGAAAATGGCAGAGACCGCGAGCGCGGCGACGACCTGCAGGCCAATGCCGTTGATCCCGTGGCTGGCAAGTATGCCGACCGAATAAGCGCCGATGCCGATGAAGGCGGCGTGGCCGAAGCTGACGAGCCCGGCGTAGCCGATGAGGAGGTCGAGCGAGAGCGCGGCGAGGCCCAACACCATCACGCGCGTCAGGAGCGACAGGAGGAAGCTCTCCGTGCCGAACTGCGCGAGCCACGGCGCGATGGCGAGGCCCGCGAAGACGATGATCGGCATCACGAGCCGTCGCAGGTTTGGCGGCGCGTCTGCCGGCGCGCTTTGCTGGACCGGACGGGCGGCATCCGTCATCGCGG encodes:
- a CDS encoding Na/Pi cotransporter family protein — encoded protein: MAISFALINLAGYVALLLWGTHMVQTGVQRAFGPHLRTFLGSALRNRLSAFLAGLGVTAVLQSSTATGLMVTGFAADGLVRLMPALAVMLGANVGTTLIVQVLSFDVAAFAPGLILFGVVMFRRDSSTRLHDLGRVFIGLGLILIALHQMLTLMAPFENAPGLKVLLGAVSTLPIIDVLLGIIVTWAFHSSVAVVLLIMSLATNGVIPPEAAIAFVIGANIGTAVNPVLEGTTSDDPAAKRLPIGNLLNRIVGGVIALALIDPISGLMVRLDGDAGRMVADFHTFFNLVIAAVFFPFLGPYSRFLEKILPERAKANDPAQPIYLDNAAKETPIVALGSASREALRLADMLENMLRGARDALAKDDRKIISETKRLDDILDSLNTAIKTYLTSIDPEELSDADHRRLNEVLAFTMNLEQAGDVIDRNLLPHASKRLKRGLTFSKEGQEELLALMDRLIANLRTAASLFMTEDARAARLLAEEKVAFRDAENAATGAHFARLRTGRLDTTETSSLHLDLLRDIKLINSHIVAAAAYPVLERTGDLLPSRIAATGE
- a CDS encoding DUF930 domain-containing protein yields the protein MLKPSATLFIFCLMVTPSYAVDPRLEASLRKLDPAERFTQLCDVEAMARIRHDATAYRPDRALADAISPTERDGDRLTGAGGAFRSAGHWYRYSFSCEASPDRMTITAFDYKIGPMIPEAQWAKFGLWQ
- a CDS encoding MarR family transcriptional regulator; amino-acid sequence: MSVLPFQERSRLGPLLAHAARQWRRAVDRHLQPFDLTEATWLPLLRIARAPHPMYQKDLAASLSLDRSSVVRLLDSLQRAGLVERREGRDRRTKAIVLTALGHATVQRVEVFAREVREMALADVAPDDLATTMRVLDHIATVLSPSGEEIIA
- a CDS encoding multidrug effflux MFS transporter — translated: MNAPMKEPTAGGLVEEPRPRVPLWLLASLTFSATLAMHIFVPALPQVAQDLSASVGAMQLTISLYILGLAVGQLIYGPIADRFGRRPTLIAGLSLYIMAGIAAAMAPSAHALIAARLFQAMGGCVGMVLSRAIIRDTSSPQDSVRSLALVNLFITAGPAVAPLIGSAVMSTAGWRFIFVLLALFGVMNIMFTVWLLPETRRAGGDNSVTTLARNYRSLLTSPAFLGYAIGGGCATTSMYAFIGAAPFIFINELGRSAYEVGIYLAILVTGIWIGSIVVSRLIMRVPIRSLLIGGNLVSLVAALVFLGVVASGHLTVSWVVGLMFLFLFGAGFAAPTALTQAVSVNPKVVGSASGLYGFAQMSVGALCAGLAGVGSHPALAAALVLGGATIVAQIAFMIAQRNAPKLR
- a CDS encoding alpha/beta hydrolase; the encoded protein is MSAALSFIHRFEPATQAGLAPLLLLHGTGGDENDLLSLGRLLAPGAALLSPRGKVSEGGAPRFFRRLAEGVFDEDDVRRRADELAGFVREARAAYELAAPIAVGFSNGANIAAALLYRQPDALAGAVLLRAMVPLPEAPTQGLAGHPVLILSGAMDPIVPEENANRLTAALAEAGAAVTHHVLPTGHGLSQADVNLGRQWLAEQASQN
- a CDS encoding ring-cleaving dioxygenase, producing MVQNGIHHVTAIAGPARRNFHFYTEVLGLRFVKRTVNFDDPGTYHFYFGDEAGSPGTILTFFPWEHVAPGRLGVGETQETVFRVPEGSIGYWTHRFVEKGVVHQAPEKRFGETVLAFKDPDGMRLSLVGVAGIEAEPAWGGSDVPAENAIRGFHSVSLLIKDAAPTGAILTDVLGFSEVGREGTLIRYKAGDTAIGGIVDLRAAGEFLPARMGGGSVHHVAFRAADDAAQEAMVRKLRENHGIQTTEQKDRNYFRSVYFREPGHVLFEIATDDPGFAADEPLASLGQALKLPSFLERRRAEIEAVLPELG
- a CDS encoding LysR family transcriptional regulator: MVEPFKHLAWDDFRLVKAIADARGLPAAAAQMGVNHSTVFRRLGQIEEALGVKLFERHRAGYALTPAGEEIVAVAERVDADITAVTRKLVGRELAPAGELRVTTNDSLLVHLLTSLFAQFREAYPTIQLDVVLTNQALNLSKRDADVAIRATDKPPENLVGRRIANVAWALYGRASDFPDPETQRNADLATLCNRTWVSLGDNLGSLNVVRFVRTHIAPENVGYKVNTVLGLAEAIEAGLGIGHLPCFIADARPSLVRLQPPDKQFEAQLWLLTHPDLRHNARVRALMDFLAAEMSQCRRYMEGDLI
- a CDS encoding cupin domain-containing protein, which codes for MSIAETAGIRKANDGLDGITWNILGQTYVPKTRTDDSFSWHATFPPGTFVPPHIHPDQDEYIYMLEGELTFWLEGVENKAGPGDLARLPRDKAHGIFNKSDQPAKCLFWVSPTQKLFELFTAIHGVPDPAEVVRRAALHNIHFLPPEA
- a CDS encoding ABC transporter ATP-binding protein: MLRVRDLQAAYGPAKVLFDISFEIGAGEVVTLLGRNGMGKTTTIKTIIGLLPATGGSVSFNDKPLAGQPAYRVARQGIGLVPEGRQIFPNLTVEENLVATASPGPDRSKAPRWSLPDIYALFPRLKERRGNLGNQLSGGEQQMLAIGRALMTNPRLLMLDEATEGLAPLIREEIWNCLRQLKNEHQAILVVDKNVDALTTFADRHVVIEKGAVVWTGTSSALKSDPSVKDRFLHV
- a CDS encoding ABC transporter ATP-binding protein; translated protein: MNGPLLVLDHLAKNYGALKVTDDVSLHVGANELHAIIGPNGAGKTTLIHQISGLARPDTGRILFAGEDITQRTMAERTAGGLARSFQITSILPDFSVLENVALAVQGRSGSSFRFFRNASKEEELNAPARVILNQFGLLPRAAVPAGLLSYGEKRQLELAIALATRPRLLLLDEPLAGTSHEESARIIATLKSLKGTLGILLIEHDMDAVFQLADRISVLVYGRVIATGSADEVRNNAEVRSAYLGEEAA
- a CDS encoding branched-chain amino acid ABC transporter permease, with the translated sequence MTDAARPVQQSAPADAPPNLRRLVMPIIVFAGLAIAPWLAQFGTESFLLSLLTRVMVLGLAALSLDLLIGYAGLVSFGHAAFIGIGAYSVGILASHGINGIGLQVVAALAVSAIFAAITGAISLRTRGVYFIMITLAFGQMLFFLATSLAAYGGDDGMNLPSRSLFFGFDPLDNDRMLYYTAFATLGVVYLACRMLVASRFGRVLRGARQNPVRMQAIGFSPYRYQLVLYVIAGMIAALAGVLLANTSEFVSPATMSWQRSGDLIFMVVLGGMGSLHGAIAGAIVFLLAEEVLAGFTEHWHIIFGPLLILCVLYIRGGITPLIERTRR